A single window of Magnetococcus marinus MC-1 DNA harbors:
- a CDS encoding sulfite oxidase heme-binding subunit YedZ: MSWKRARLLLMALSLVPLLWYGQQLLDNRLGANPIEAVIRASGRWSLYLLLATLAVTPLLRLFHLKPLGSFRRPLGVACFGYGLLHLLLYVGVDQFFDGAAIWKDILKRPFITMGVATLLLMLPLALTSNNAMVRQLGGRRWKRLHRLIYLIAPMALLHLYWLTKADYRFAYQMTVLVALLLGYRVLHLARGHFVGNQGGKSVT, encoded by the coding sequence TTGAGTTGGAAGCGTGCCCGCCTGCTGCTTATGGCTCTGTCGCTTGTGCCGCTGCTGTGGTATGGGCAGCAGCTGCTGGATAATCGTTTGGGGGCCAACCCCATTGAGGCGGTTATTCGCGCCAGCGGTCGCTGGAGCCTCTATCTCCTGCTGGCGACTTTGGCGGTGACACCGCTCCTTCGTCTGTTCCACCTTAAACCCTTGGGCTCCTTTCGGCGTCCCCTGGGGGTGGCCTGTTTTGGTTATGGCCTGCTACACCTGCTGCTCTATGTGGGGGTGGATCAATTTTTTGATGGTGCGGCCATCTGGAAAGATATTCTTAAACGCCCCTTTATTACCATGGGGGTGGCAACCTTGCTGCTTATGCTGCCTTTGGCACTGACCTCCAATAACGCCATGGTGCGCCAATTGGGCGGGCGGCGCTGGAAGCGGTTGCATCGGTTAATCTATCTGATTGCCCCCATGGCCTTGCTGCACCTCTACTGGTTGACCAAGGCAGATTATCGCTTTGCCTATCAAATGACCGTCCTTGTGGCATTGCTGTTGGGCTACCGTGTGTTACACTTGGCACGCGGCCACTTTGTGGGCAACCAGGGTGGCAAAAGTGTGACATAA